The following coding sequences lie in one Brienomyrus brachyistius isolate T26 unplaced genomic scaffold, BBRACH_0.4 scaffold27, whole genome shotgun sequence genomic window:
- the LOC125720892 gene encoding uncharacterized protein LOC125720892 produces MLSLVVMDKELPFLVDTGATHSTLNMVPKDDQVSTSTVTVVGFSGEELPVTKPVKVLIGKQTFLHSVSDLAYSPSQPVGERRLGEQGASILYSADGLVVTLPEGTRLQCGTQYQGRGQWLMQPVRPRAADIYWGLLEPGYAGILGAYSMWRPWISLLEPYNFSRQVQEGQSPAGTGKPHMAEWVFLRVIKRKWSEPRWTGPFQVTERTSYAVQLKGKGDTWFHWSQCAVMQEPGRSVAEIQEELAGRAQSSYSEEPERTQVSKKGQNNPLT; encoded by the exons ATGCTGTCCCTCGTGGTCATGGACAAAGAACTGCCATTTCTGGTGGACACTGGAGCCACACATTCCACTCTGAACATGGTTCCGAAGGACGATCAAGTGTCCACCTCCACAGTGACCGTGGTGGGCTTCTCCGGGGAGGAACTGCCAGTAACGAAACCAGTGAAGGTTTTGATTGGAAAACAGACTTTCCTGCATTCCGTTTCTGATCTCGCCTACAGTCCCAGTCAACCTGTTGGGGAGAGACGTCTTGGTGAGCAGGGGGCCTCCATACTGTATAGCGCGGATGGCCTGGTGGTGACACTGCCAGAAGGCACCCGGCTGCAGTGCGGGACTCAATACCAGGGCAGGGGTCAGTGGCTCATGCAGCCGGTGCGACCACGTGCTGCAGACATCTACTGGGGCCTGCTGGAGCCTGGCTATGCGGGCATCCTCGGGGCCTACTCGATGTGGAGGCCCTGGATCTCACTCCTCGAGCCCTACA ATTTCTCCCGCCAGGTCCAAGAGGGGCAGTCACCAGCAGGCACCGGCAAGCCGCACATGGCGGAGTGGGTCTTCCTGAGGGTCATCAAGAGGAAGTGGTCAGAGCCCCGGTGGACTGGCCCCTTCCAAGTCACCGAGAGGACTTCCTACGCAGTGCAGCTGAAAGGGAAAGGAGACACGTGGTTCCACTGGAGCCAGTGTGCCGTGATGCAGGAGCCAGGTAGATCCGTAGCTGAGATCCAGGAGGAGCTCGCTGGGAGAGCACAGAGTTCTTATTCGGAGGAACCAGAACGAACTCAGGTCTCCAAAAAGGGGCAGAATAATCCCCTGACCTGA